In the Candidatus Rhodoblastus alkanivorans genome, one interval contains:
- the greA gene encoding transcription elongation factor GreA, translating into MEKLPMTVAGYAALEVELKRRQQEERPRIIQAIAEARSHGDLSENAEYHAAKESQSLNEGRIAELEDKLSRADVIDVSKLSGGTVKFGATVTLIDEDTELEKRYQIVGDMEADVKSGKISISSPISRALIGKKVGDSVEVNTPGGGKSYEIMKIDFV; encoded by the coding sequence ATGGAAAAGCTGCCCATGACCGTCGCCGGATATGCGGCCCTCGAGGTGGAGCTGAAGCGCCGCCAGCAGGAGGAGCGGCCGCGCATCATTCAGGCCATCGCGGAAGCGCGGTCCCATGGCGATCTGTCGGAAAACGCCGAATATCACGCGGCCAAGGAGTCGCAGTCGCTCAACGAGGGCCGAATCGCCGAACTGGAGGACAAGCTCTCCCGCGCCGACGTGATCGACGTCAGCAAGCTCTCTGGCGGCACGGTGAAATTCGGCGCGACCGTGACCTTGATCGACGAGGACACCGAACTGGAGAAGCGCTACCAGATCGTCGGCGACATGGAGGCGGACGTCAAATCCGGCAAGATTTCGATTTCCTCGCCGATTTCGCGCGCCCTGATCGGCAAGAAGGTCGGCGATTCGGTCGAGGTCAACACGCCCGGCGGCGGCAAGAGCTATGAAATCATGAAAATCGATTTCGTCTGA
- a CDS encoding MgtC/SapB family protein, which translates to MLPVNGHFIGDALHLLAALACGALIGFERQWRERNAGLRTHTLVALGAATFVVFAAQFANENPTRVAAQVVSGIGFLGAGVIWKEGANVRGLNTAATLWCSGAVGLLAGAGYWPQAAFTVVLIASVNLVLRPLTALIDRQPVENAEIESYYLVAIVCRSDEEAEFRARMLQYFSTGDLHLRQLDSVNIEGSDRVEISAQVTSGKPRELALEHIVGAFSLEPAVSAARWRRVTDIL; encoded by the coding sequence ATGCTTCCCGTCAATGGACATTTCATCGGCGACGCGCTTCACCTGCTCGCCGCGCTGGCCTGCGGCGCCCTCATCGGCTTCGAACGGCAATGGCGCGAGCGCAACGCCGGACTGCGCACCCATACGCTGGTGGCGCTCGGGGCCGCGACTTTTGTCGTCTTCGCCGCGCAATTCGCCAATGAGAATCCCACCCGCGTCGCCGCCCAGGTCGTCTCCGGCATAGGCTTTCTCGGCGCCGGCGTGATCTGGAAGGAGGGCGCCAATGTGCGCGGGCTCAATACGGCCGCGACTTTGTGGTGCTCCGGGGCGGTGGGTCTGCTGGCAGGCGCCGGCTATTGGCCCCAGGCGGCCTTCACGGTGGTCCTGATCGCTTCGGTCAACCTCGTCCTGCGCCCGCTGACGGCGCTGATCGACCGCCAGCCCGTCGAGAACGCCGAGATCGAATCCTACTATCTGGTGGCGATCGTTTGCCGTTCGGATGAAGAGGCCGAATTCCGCGCCAGGATGCTGCAATATTTCTCGACCGGCGACCTTCACCTGCGCCAGCTTGACAGCGTCAATATCGAGGGCAGCGACCGCGTCGAAATTTCGGCCCAGGTGACCTCTGGCAAACCGCGGGAGCTGGCGCTCGAACATATCGTCGGCGCGTTCAGCCTCGAGCCCGCCGTCAGCGCCGCGCGCTGGCGCAGGGTGACCGATATTCTGTAA
- a CDS encoding DUF992 domain-containing protein has product MNMRSVLFAVSVAALAFSTHVASADQVQVGTLNCEVAGGPGLIIASNRALVCRFTSQGGRVEHYAGSITKIGVDLGATTKGLLAWAVFAPTSAPPQGALAGSYGGVSGEVTVGVGLGANVLIGGSADTIALQPVSLTAQEGLNVAGGVTGLTLDFVPPPPHHHRRHHHY; this is encoded by the coding sequence ATGAACATGCGTTCCGTCCTATTCGCCGTTTCCGTGGCGGCGCTTGCATTTTCCACTCATGTCGCTTCCGCCGACCAAGTGCAGGTCGGCACGCTGAATTGCGAGGTCGCCGGCGGTCCGGGATTGATCATCGCCTCGAATCGCGCTTTGGTTTGCCGTTTCACCTCGCAAGGCGGCCGTGTCGAGCATTATGCCGGCTCGATCACCAAGATCGGCGTCGATCTTGGCGCGACCACCAAGGGCCTGTTGGCGTGGGCGGTGTTCGCGCCGACCAGCGCCCCGCCCCAGGGCGCGCTTGCGGGAAGCTACGGCGGTGTGAGCGGCGAGGTGACGGTCGGCGTCGGCCTGGGCGCCAATGTTCTGATCGGCGGCAGCGCCGATACGATCGCGCTCCAACCGGTGTCGCTCACCGCCCAGGAGGGTTTGAACGTCGCCGGCGGCGTGACGGGCCTGACGCTGGATTTCGTTCCGCCGCCTCCCCATCACCATCGCCGTCATCATCATTACTGA
- a CDS encoding cupin domain-containing protein, with translation MRLNDDLTSRAAAHAGRLPWTPSPAPGVERCMLFRIGDEIARATSIVRFAPNSRFPAHEHGGGEEILVLEGVFQDETGDYPAGSYLRNPTGTAHAPGSDAGCVIFVKLWQFRADDHAVVALPPEAGTSRRLLFENASERVWQENWAPGAEIRLPNPDGLEIFVLSGSFTENGECFERWSWLRLPPAQALGGFVGPQGVRLWLKAGALLQPNVCALEA, from the coding sequence ATGCGTCTCAATGATGATTTGACTTCGCGGGCGGCGGCGCACGCCGGCAGGTTGCCTTGGACGCCGAGCCCGGCGCCGGGCGTCGAGCGGTGCATGCTGTTTCGCATCGGCGACGAGATCGCGCGCGCCACCTCTATCGTGCGCTTCGCGCCAAACAGCCGCTTTCCGGCGCACGAACATGGCGGCGGCGAGGAAATCCTGGTGCTGGAAGGCGTCTTTCAGGACGAAACCGGCGATTATCCGGCGGGCTCCTATCTGCGCAATCCGACAGGCACAGCCCACGCTCCGGGCTCCGACGCCGGTTGCGTCATCTTCGTCAAACTCTGGCAATTCCGGGCGGATGACCATGCCGTCGTGGCCCTGCCGCCCGAAGCCGGAACGTCGCGAAGGCTGCTGTTCGAAAATGCCAGCGAGCGCGTCTGGCAGGAAAACTGGGCGCCGGGGGCGGAGATCCGCCTGCCGAATCCGGACGGACTGGAAATATTTGTCCTTTCAGGCTCTTTCACCGAGAACGGCGAGTGTTTCGAGCGCTGGTCCTGGCTGAGGCTTCCACCGGCGCAGGCGCTCGGCGGCTTCGTGGGGCCGCAGGGCGTGCGGCTTTGGCTCAAGGCCGGCGCCCTGCTTCAGCCCAATGTCTGCGCGCTGGAGGCCTGA
- the lepA gene encoding translation elongation factor 4 yields the protein MTAHKIDNIRNFSIVAHIDHGKSTLADRLIQQTGALAEREMVEQVLDSMDIERERGITIKAQTVRLEYKAQDGQTYILNLMDTPGHVDFAYEVSRSLAACEGSLLVVDASQGVEAQTLANVYHALDAGHEIVPVLNKIDLPAAEPDRIKAQIEEVIGLDASDAVPISAKTGLNIDLVLEAIVRKLPPPQGDEKAPLKALLVDSWYDSYLGVVVLVRIFDGELRKGQKIKMMGTGAHYEVDRIGVFRPKMQDVQKLGPGEVGFITAQIKQVADTRVGDTITDDKKPCVEALPGFQPAQPVVFCGLFPVDAADFEDLRAAMGKLRLNDASFSFEMESSAALGFGFRCGFLGLLHLEIIQERLEREFNLDLIATAPSVIYKIMMTSGETIELHNPADMPDVVKIAEIHEPWIKATILTPDDYLGAVLKLCQDRRGVQVDLNYVGKRAMVVYELPLNEVVFDFYDRLKSISKGYASFDYTIIDYRAGDLVKMSILVNGEPVDALSMLVHRTRAESRGRAMCEKLRELIPQHMFQIPIQAAIGAKIIARETIRALRKDVTAKCYGGDVTRKRKLLEKQKEGKKRMRQFGKVEIPQEAFIAALKMDS from the coding sequence ATGACCGCGCATAAGATCGACAATATCCGCAATTTCTCCATTGTCGCCCATATCGACCATGGCAAGTCCACCCTCGCCGACCGCCTTATCCAGCAGACCGGCGCCCTGGCCGAACGCGAAATGGTCGAGCAGGTGCTGGATTCGATGGATATCGAGCGCGAGCGCGGCATCACCATCAAGGCGCAGACGGTGCGCCTCGAATATAAAGCCCAGGACGGCCAGACCTATATTCTCAACCTGATGGACACGCCCGGGCACGTCGATTTCGCCTATGAGGTCTCGCGTTCGCTCGCGGCCTGCGAAGGCTCGCTGCTGGTGGTGGATGCTTCCCAGGGCGTCGAGGCCCAGACGCTCGCCAATGTCTATCATGCGCTCGACGCCGGGCACGAAATCGTGCCGGTGCTCAACAAGATCGACCTGCCCGCCGCCGAGCCCGACCGGATCAAGGCCCAGATCGAGGAAGTCATCGGCCTCGACGCTTCGGACGCCGTGCCGATCTCGGCCAAGACGGGCCTCAACATCGACCTCGTGCTGGAGGCCATCGTCCGGAAACTGCCGCCGCCGCAAGGCGACGAAAAGGCTCCGCTCAAGGCGTTGCTGGTGGACAGCTGGTACGATTCCTATCTCGGCGTCGTGGTGCTGGTGCGCATTTTCGACGGCGAGCTGCGCAAGGGCCAGAAAATCAAGATGATGGGCACAGGCGCCCATTACGAGGTCGACCGCATCGGCGTGTTCCGCCCGAAAATGCAGGATGTCCAGAAGCTCGGCCCAGGCGAGGTCGGCTTCATCACCGCCCAGATCAAGCAGGTCGCCGACACCCGCGTCGGCGACACCATCACCGACGACAAGAAACCCTGCGTGGAAGCCCTGCCCGGCTTCCAACCGGCCCAGCCGGTGGTCTTTTGCGGCCTCTTTCCGGTAGACGCCGCCGATTTCGAGGACCTGCGAGCCGCCATGGGCAAGCTGCGGCTCAACGACGCCAGCTTCTCGTTCGAAATGGAATCGTCCGCCGCGCTCGGCTTCGGCTTCCGCTGCGGCTTTCTGGGCCTGCTCCATCTCGAAATCATTCAGGAGCGGCTGGAGCGTGAGTTCAACCTCGACCTGATCGCGACCGCGCCGTCGGTTATCTATAAAATCATGATGACCTCGGGCGAGACGATCGAGCTGCACAATCCGGCCGATATGCCCGACGTGGTCAAGATCGCCGAGATCCATGAGCCCTGGATCAAGGCCACCATTTTGACCCCGGACGACTATCTCGGCGCGGTCCTGAAACTATGTCAGGACCGGCGCGGGGTTCAGGTGGATTTGAATTATGTCGGCAAGCGCGCCATGGTGGTCTATGAACTGCCGCTCAACGAAGTGGTGTTCGACTTTTACGACCGCCTGAAGTCGATCTCCAAGGGCTATGCTTCGTTCGACTATACGATCATCGACTATCGCGCCGGCGATCTGGTCAAAATGTCGATTCTGGTCAATGGCGAGCCGGTCGACGCTTTGTCCATGCTCGTCCACCGCACCCGCGCCGAATCGCGCGGCCGCGCCATGTGCGAGAAGCTGCGCGAACTGATCCCGCAGCACATGTTCCAGATTCCGATCCAGGCGGCCATCGGCGCGAAAATCATCGCCCGCGAGACCATCCGCGCCCTGCGAAAGGACGTGACCGCCAAATGCTACGGCGGCGACGTCACCCGCAAGCGCAAGCTGCTCGAAAAGCAGAAGGAGGGCAAGAAGCGCATGCGGCAGTTCGGCAAGGTCGAAATCCCGCAGGAAGCTTTTATCGCCGCCCTCAAGATGGACAGTTGA
- a CDS encoding cold-shock protein gives MPTGAVKWFNWQKGFGFIQPDAGGPDVFVHISAVERAGIRALPDGQKVSYETAVDKRSGKTSVETLTIIS, from the coding sequence ATGCCGACTGGCGCAGTAAAATGGTTCAACTGGCAAAAGGGCTTTGGCTTCATTCAGCCGGATGCGGGCGGCCCCGATGTTTTTGTCCATATCAGCGCGGTAGAGCGCGCCGGCATCCGCGCTCTGCCCGATGGCCAGAAAGTCAGCTACGAGACCGCTGTGGACAAGCGCAGCGGCAAGACTTCAGTGGAAACGCTGACGATCATCAGCTGA
- a CDS encoding DEAD/DEAH box helicase — protein sequence MTTFSDLGLAETILRALKSEGYETPTPIQAQAIPPLLEGRDLLGIAQTGTGKTCAFATPLITRLLQFPENPRSRQTRVLVLAPTRELAAQIGDSFKTYGRFAGLRVATIFGGVGFGPQVQALSRGLDVLVATPGRLLDHMAQGNLRLDGTSAVVLDEADHMLDLGFVVPIRKIFAKLPKRRQTLFFSATMPPEIATLAAEMLHQPVTVSVTPVAKTADRVAQRVILIEAKRKREALVDLLQNPDFRRSIVFTRTKRGADRVASALVEAGHAAEAIHGNKSQNQRSRALDGFRSGRVAVLVATDIAARGIDVDGVSHVVNFELPEVPEAYVHRIGRTARAGAEGEAISFCDHEERDLLRGIEKLTKQTIPTTDLRLAPNAAGETLPAEKKPDARFGRPNGVPAVKRSAPRRDGERRRAPRPSGEGRPRQGEAQAKRR from the coding sequence TTGACAACCTTTTCCGATCTCGGCCTGGCCGAGACCATTCTGCGCGCTCTCAAATCCGAAGGTTACGAAACGCCGACGCCCATTCAGGCGCAAGCCATTCCGCCCTTGCTCGAAGGCCGCGACCTGCTCGGCATCGCCCAAACCGGCACCGGCAAGACCTGCGCCTTCGCCACGCCGCTCATCACCCGACTTCTGCAATTCCCTGAAAATCCGCGCAGCAGACAGACGCGCGTGCTGGTGCTGGCGCCCACCCGCGAACTGGCGGCCCAGATCGGCGACAGTTTCAAGACCTATGGCCGTTTCGCCGGGCTGCGCGTCGCCACGATCTTCGGCGGCGTTGGCTTTGGCCCGCAAGTTCAGGCGCTTTCACGTGGGCTGGATGTGCTGGTCGCCACCCCTGGCCGTCTGCTCGATCACATGGCGCAGGGCAATCTGCGGCTCGATGGAACCTCCGCGGTCGTTCTGGACGAGGCCGACCATATGCTCGATCTCGGCTTTGTCGTTCCGATCCGCAAGATTTTCGCCAAATTGCCGAAGCGGCGTCAAACGCTGTTCTTCTCCGCCACCATGCCGCCGGAAATCGCCACGCTGGCGGCGGAAATGCTGCATCAACCGGTCACGGTTTCCGTTACGCCGGTGGCCAAGACGGCCGATCGCGTGGCCCAGCGCGTGATCCTGATCGAGGCCAAGCGCAAGCGCGAGGCTCTGGTCGACTTGCTGCAAAATCCCGACTTCCGCCGCAGCATCGTCTTCACCCGCACCAAACGCGGCGCCGACCGGGTGGCCTCGGCTCTGGTCGAGGCCGGTCACGCGGCGGAGGCGATCCACGGCAACAAAAGCCAGAACCAACGCTCGCGCGCTCTCGACGGGTTCCGCTCGGGCCGCGTCGCCGTGCTGGTCGCCACCGATATCGCCGCGCGCGGCATCGACGTTGACGGCGTCAGCCATGTGGTGAATTTCGAACTGCCGGAAGTTCCGGAAGCCTATGTGCATCGCATCGGCCGCACGGCGCGCGCCGGGGCTGAAGGCGAGGCCATTTCCTTTTGCGACCACGAAGAGCGCGATCTTTTGCGCGGCATCGAGAAACTGACCAAACAGACGATTCCGACCACCGATCTGCGCCTCGCTCCCAATGCGGCCGGCGAGACTCTGCCGGCGGAGAAAAAGCCGGACGCCCGATTCGGGCGGCCAAATGGCGTCCCCGCCGTGAAAAGGTCGGCGCCGCGTCGTGACGGCGAAAGGCGGCGGGCGCCGCGCCCTTCAGGCGAAGGCCGCCCGCGCCAGGGCGAAGCTCAAGCCAAACGCCGCTGA
- the rpsU gene encoding 30S ribosomal protein S21 has product MQVLVRDNNVEQALRVLKKKMQREGLFREMKQRRAYEKPSEKRAREGAEAIRRARKQARKKAQYEGLLPKPKRKAPRGPQRPAAPAFSAAPPSP; this is encoded by the coding sequence GTGCAGGTATTGGTTCGCGACAACAATGTCGAGCAGGCGCTTCGCGTGCTGAAGAAGAAAATGCAGCGTGAAGGTCTCTTTCGCGAAATGAAACAGCGCCGCGCTTACGAGAAGCCCTCGGAGAAACGCGCGCGGGAAGGCGCCGAAGCCATTCGGCGGGCGCGCAAGCAGGCGCGCAAAAAGGCGCAGTATGAAGGCTTGCTGCCCAAGCCCAAGCGCAAGGCCCCGCGCGGTCCGCAACGACCTGCGGCGCCGGCCTTTTCCGCGGCGCCGCCATCGCCTTGA
- the xseA gene encoding exodeoxyribonuclease VII large subunit encodes MSESVSLTNAPEVTVSELSGALKRAIEDQFGHVRLRGEISNYRGPHSSGHCYFSLKDASARIDAVIWKGTFARLRAKPHEGLEVIATGRITTFPGKSSYQIIIEQLEPAGLGALMALLEERRKKLAAEGLFDEARKKKLPFLPAVVGIVTSPTGAVIRDILHRLNDRFPRRVLVWPVRVQGETSAAEVAAAIRGFNALTPGGAVPRPDLLIVARGGGSLEDLWSFNEEEVLRAAAASGVPLISAIGHETDWTLLDLVADLRAPTPTGAAEKAVPVRAELLTDLANVARRHDAAALRLLDRRRADLRALARALPGPESLLATPRQRVDRAGDKLRASAAAALARRQLALANASRLLTRHAPHAELQRATGRLNNLAFRLGAVRAALVEKRGERIATLCARFGAARLARLALLRNDLRAQDERRRALATRLDAAALASLARRREWLGHADQMLAAVGYQAVLRRGFALVRDADGAPVRSAAQAPEGARLTLQFADGKIAATAGPPLERAAPKKRAPARRKTEAGGQGSLF; translated from the coding sequence ATGAGCGAATCCGTCTCGCTGACCAATGCGCCGGAAGTGACCGTCTCGGAACTGTCCGGGGCGCTCAAGCGCGCGATCGAGGACCAGTTCGGCCATGTGCGGCTGCGCGGCGAGATTTCCAATTATCGCGGGCCGCATTCCTCCGGCCATTGCTATTTCTCGCTGAAGGACGCCAGCGCCCGCATCGACGCGGTGATCTGGAAGGGAACTTTTGCGCGTCTGCGCGCCAAGCCGCACGAAGGGCTGGAGGTGATCGCCACCGGCCGGATCACCACCTTCCCCGGCAAATCCTCCTATCAGATCATTATCGAACAGCTTGAGCCGGCAGGGCTTGGCGCCCTGATGGCCTTGCTCGAGGAGCGCCGGAAAAAACTCGCGGCCGAAGGCCTGTTCGACGAGGCGCGCAAGAAAAAACTGCCCTTCCTGCCTGCGGTCGTCGGCATCGTCACTTCGCCGACCGGGGCGGTGATCCGCGACATCCTCCACCGGCTGAACGACCGTTTTCCGCGCCGCGTTCTGGTCTGGCCGGTGCGGGTTCAGGGCGAGACGTCGGCGGCCGAGGTCGCGGCGGCGATTCGGGGTTTCAACGCGCTCACCCCCGGCGGCGCCGTTCCGCGCCCCGATCTGCTGATCGTCGCGCGCGGCGGCGGCTCGCTCGAAGATTTGTGGAGCTTCAACGAGGAAGAGGTTTTGCGCGCGGCGGCCGCGTCCGGCGTCCCGCTGATTTCGGCCATCGGCCATGAGACCGACTGGACCTTGCTCGATCTGGTCGCCGACCTGCGCGCGCCGACGCCGACCGGCGCCGCCGAAAAAGCCGTGCCGGTGCGCGCCGAATTGCTGACGGACCTCGCCAATGTCGCGCGCCGCCACGACGCTGCGGCCCTGCGGCTCCTGGATCGCCGCCGCGCCGATTTGCGCGCCCTGGCCCGCGCCCTGCCGGGACCGGAAAGCCTGCTCGCGACGCCGCGCCAGAGAGTCGATCGCGCCGGCGATAAATTGCGCGCGAGCGCGGCGGCCGCGCTCGCGCGGCGCCAGCTTGCGCTCGCCAACGCCTCCCGTCTGCTGACGCGCCACGCCCCGCACGCCGAATTGCAGCGCGCGACCGGCCGCCTGAACAATCTCGCTTTCCGGCTCGGCGCGGTCCGCGCGGCGCTGGTCGAGAAGCGGGGCGAGCGGATCGCGACGCTATGCGCAAGGTTCGGCGCCGCCCGCCTCGCGCGCCTCGCTTTGCTGCGCAACGACCTGCGCGCGCAGGACGAAAGGAGGCGGGCTTTGGCGACCCGGCTCGATGCGGCGGCGCTCGCCTCTCTGGCGCGGCGGCGCGAATGGCTCGGCCACGCCGATCAGATGCTGGCGGCGGTCGGCTATCAGGCGGTGCTGCGCCGCGGATTCGCGCTGGTGCGCGACGCCGACGGCGCTCCGGTGCGCTCGGCCGCTCAGGCGCCCGAGGGCGCGCGTCTCACTCTGCAATTCGCGGATGGCAAGATCGCCGCGACTGCCGGTCCGCCCCTCGAACGGGCGGCGCCGAAAAAGCGCGCGCCGGCGCGGCGCAAGACCGAGGCCGGCGGACAGGGCAGTCTTTTCTGA
- a CDS encoding metallophosphoesterase family protein, which yields MLIALLTDIHGNREAFDACRMEARRMGAQKFVYLGDLIGYGADPCYIVDCVAEDVAQGAIAVMGNHDLAAVGGASPYMNDAARAAIEWTARRLDKAQRDFLAAMPYTAATLGEGGEQTLFVHGDASAPERFNYVTGIDTAERSLRAVEARVTFCGHVHRQQLYHVAPGKPPTFFAPTPNLPTPLARSRRWLAVLGSVGQPRDGNPLACFALYDDLRGTVTFSRVDYDVDQAARKIFAAGLPEFLGERLFLGW from the coding sequence ATGCTGATTGCGCTTCTCACCGATATTCATGGCAATCGCGAGGCGTTCGACGCGTGCCGGATGGAGGCGCGGCGGATGGGCGCCCAGAAATTCGTCTATCTTGGCGATCTGATCGGTTACGGCGCGGATCCCTGTTATATCGTCGATTGCGTCGCTGAGGATGTCGCTCAGGGCGCGATCGCCGTGATGGGCAATCACGATCTCGCGGCGGTCGGCGGGGCGTCGCCATATATGAACGACGCCGCCCGCGCCGCGATCGAATGGACCGCGCGACGCCTGGACAAGGCCCAGCGCGATTTCCTTGCCGCAATGCCTTATACCGCCGCGACGCTCGGCGAGGGCGGCGAGCAGACCCTGTTCGTCCACGGCGACGCCAGCGCGCCGGAACGCTTCAATTATGTGACCGGCATCGACACCGCGGAACGTTCGCTGCGCGCGGTCGAGGCCCGCGTCACCTTCTGCGGCCATGTTCATCGCCAGCAACTCTATCATGTCGCGCCGGGCAAGCCGCCGACCTTTTTCGCGCCGACTCCCAATCTGCCAACGCCGCTTGCCCGTAGCCGGCGCTGGCTCGCGGTGCTCGGCTCGGTCGGCCAGCCGCGCGACGGCAATCCTTTGGCCTGTTTCGCGCTTTACGACGACCTGCGCGGGACCGTGACCTTCAGCCGGGTCGATTATGACGTTGATCAGGCGGCGAGAAAAATATTCGCCGCCGGCCTGCCGGAATTCCTTGGCGAGCGCCTTTTCCTGGGATGGTAG
- a CDS encoding glycosyltransferase family 25 protein: MKVYYINLDRAPERRVHTEQMLQGVDFERVAAVDGSRNPPTKKGLNRFQIACIDSHRIAWRKFLATPDSFACFLEDDLHFSPEFPAFVIGEYWIPAEAHAVKLDSFYNVVMVGAQSPAPLGRGLARLYTRHESSAAYILSRRGAETFLRLSENPTRPVDYILFPEDPIGERLNVFQLTPAVAVQDSRYEKHHAPGANFVSAIARTDRPGPDGFLPRLWFKLKRETIRVVHDIGRARRYLVNRLFRRLKPEVIPFR; encoded by the coding sequence TTGAAGGTCTATTACATCAATCTCGACCGCGCGCCGGAGCGCCGCGTCCACACCGAACAGATGCTCCAGGGCGTCGATTTCGAGCGCGTCGCGGCGGTAGACGGCAGCAGGAATCCGCCGACGAAAAAGGGCCTGAACCGGTTCCAGATCGCCTGTATCGACAGCCACCGGATCGCCTGGCGAAAATTCCTCGCCACGCCGGATTCCTTCGCCTGCTTTCTGGAAGACGATCTTCATTTCTCGCCGGAATTTCCAGCTTTCGTGATCGGGGAATACTGGATTCCCGCCGAGGCGCATGCAGTCAAGCTCGACAGTTTCTATAATGTGGTCATGGTCGGCGCGCAGTCGCCCGCCCCGCTCGGACGCGGGCTCGCGCGGCTCTACACCCGCCACGAAAGCTCAGCCGCCTATATTCTGAGCCGCCGCGGCGCCGAAACCTTCCTGCGCCTGAGCGAAAATCCGACCCGGCCGGTCGATTACATCCTCTTTCCGGAAGACCCGATCGGCGAAAGGCTGAATGTCTTTCAACTCACGCCCGCCGTCGCCGTCCAGGATTCGCGCTACGAGAAACATCACGCGCCGGGCGCGAATTTCGTCAGCGCCATCGCCCGGACCGACCGGCCCGGTCCCGACGGCTTCCTCCCCCGACTGTGGTTCAAATTGAAACGGGAAACGATCCGCGTCGTCCACGATATCGGCCGCGCCAGACGTTATCTGGTCAACCGGCTGTTCCGCCGCCTCAAGCCCGAGGTCATACCGTTCCGGTAA